A region of Selenomonadales bacterium 4137-cl DNA encodes the following proteins:
- a CDS encoding stage II sporulation protein P: MVTRRERKQREKRKLWLIAAAAVVIAAMFSGVYCIVFAQGATDGGDSGQGGKVPGFLVPWRDILSSGIPGFGAGDGVSPVKVRPVVTVQSFIRKVILFVTGVDIKDMRSLLRAEIPLMGLFKPGTPAVSAITLPNFPKFEFKGVTPDGKPLVGIYHTHTAESFVPSCGASHKPGGQRGEIVEVGAALQKRLAQHGIAAVHSRNIHDFPSFMKAYGPSEKTVRKMLADYPSIQMVFDIHRDAEKRDNVTVTVNGVAMARIALVVGMGQQDLVQPHWQQNHAFAKLIDARLNQHFPGLSRGIQLVDWRYNQHLHPRALLIEVGSQESSKEEAIRSIELLGDVVAEILSES, encoded by the coding sequence ATGGTAACTAGACGGGAACGCAAGCAACGCGAGAAGAGGAAATTGTGGCTGATCGCCGCGGCGGCGGTCGTAATCGCCGCCATGTTTTCGGGTGTTTACTGCATCGTGTTCGCTCAGGGGGCGACGGATGGCGGCGATTCCGGGCAGGGGGGCAAAGTGCCCGGCTTCCTCGTGCCGTGGCGGGACATCCTGTCGTCCGGCATCCCCGGTTTCGGCGCGGGTGACGGCGTTTCGCCGGTCAAGGTGAGGCCGGTGGTTACCGTGCAGTCGTTCATCCGCAAGGTGATTCTGTTCGTTACCGGGGTCGATATCAAGGATATGCGGTCGCTGCTGCGGGCGGAGATACCCTTGATGGGTCTTTTCAAACCCGGAACGCCGGCCGTAAGCGCCATTACCTTGCCCAATTTTCCCAAGTTCGAATTCAAGGGGGTCACCCCGGACGGCAAACCGCTGGTGGGCATTTATCACACCCATACCGCCGAGTCTTTCGTTCCGTCTTGCGGGGCGTCCCACAAGCCGGGCGGTCAGCGGGGCGAGATCGTCGAGGTCGGCGCGGCCCTGCAAAAGCGGTTGGCTCAGCATGGCATCGCGGCGGTACACAGCAGGAATATCCACGATTTTCCGAGCTTCATGAAGGCTTACGGTCCTTCGGAGAAAACGGTGCGGAAGATGCTGGCCGATTACCCGTCTATCCAGATGGTGTTCGACATCCACCGCGACGCCGAAAAGCGGGATAATGTGACGGTGACCGTCAACGGTGTGGCGATGGCCCGTATCGCGCTGGTGGTGGGCATGGGACAGCAGGACCTGGTGCAGCCGCACTGGCAGCAGAATCATGCGTTCGCCAAGCTGATCGACGCCAGGCTGAACCAGCATTTCCCCGGTCTGTCCCGCGGCATCCAGCTGGTGGATTGGCGCTATAATCAGCATCTGCATCCGCGGGCGCTGCTTATTGAGGTGGGCAGCCAGGAGAGCAGCAAGGAGGAGGCGATCCGCAGCATCGAGCTGTTGGGCGATGTGGTGGCGGAGATTTTGTCTGAGTCGTAA
- the gpr gene encoding GPR endopeptidase gives MNEYGTPRTDLALEAREALTRRTREDIPGVMVETAEDEEILITRVNIATPEAERMMGKLQGSYVTIEARGLREKNTPLQDKVMKYLADELVSLAKLPPKAVVLVVGLGNWNITPDALGPRAVDKIVVTRHLQGMLTPELKGGVRSVCAIAPGVLGITGMETAEIVHGIVSKIGPDLVIAVDALAAASSHRVITTVQLADTGISPGSGVGNKRFGLNKQSLGVPVIAVGVPTVVHASTIAMDTINTLQQHAAFARYFKSMENLSDQDRNMIVRQVLPETLGDLMVTPKEVDRLIEDIASVVAGGINQAMHPNIDYENIHMYLH, from the coding sequence ATGAACGAGTACGGCACCCCGCGCACCGACCTGGCGCTGGAGGCGCGGGAAGCGCTGACCCGCAGGACGCGGGAGGACATCCCGGGGGTTATGGTGGAGACCGCCGAGGATGAGGAGATTCTGATCACAAGGGTGAATATCGCCACCCCGGAGGCCGAGCGGATGATGGGCAAGCTGCAGGGCAGCTACGTGACCATCGAGGCCCGGGGTCTGCGAGAGAAGAACACGCCCCTGCAGGATAAGGTGATGAAGTATCTGGCCGACGAGCTGGTGAGTCTGGCCAAATTGCCGCCGAAGGCCGTCGTTCTGGTGGTGGGGCTGGGGAACTGGAATATAACCCCCGATGCTTTGGGGCCGCGGGCGGTGGATAAAATCGTCGTGACCCGCCATCTCCAGGGGATGCTTACGCCGGAGCTGAAGGGCGGCGTGCGTTCGGTATGCGCGATCGCGCCCGGCGTGCTGGGGATAACGGGGATGGAAACGGCGGAGATCGTCCATGGGATCGTGAGCAAGATCGGTCCCGACCTGGTCATCGCCGTCGATGCGCTGGCCGCCGCGTCGAGCCACCGGGTCATCACCACCGTCCAACTGGCCGATACGGGCATAAGCCCCGGTTCGGGCGTCGGCAATAAGCGGTTCGGGCTAAATAAGCAGTCGCTCGGGGTACCGGTTATCGCCGTCGGCGTACCGACCGTCGTCCATGCCTCGACGATTGCCATGGATACCATCAACACGCTGCAGCAGCACGCGGCGTTCGCGCGTTATTTCAAGAGCATGGAGAACCTGAGCGACCAGGACCGCAATATGATCGTGCGTCAGGTGCTGCCGGAGACGCTCGGCGATCTGATGGTGACGCCGAAGGAAGTTGACCGTCTGATCGAGGATATCGCCAGCGTCGTCGCCGGGGGCATCAACCAGGCAATGCATCCCAACATCGACTACGAGAACATCCATATGTATCTGCACTAG
- the rpsT gene encoding 30S ribosomal protein S20 gives MPNIKSSERSVKTDASRRAQNFSVKSAVKTATRKVADTVTAGQADDAKALLTKASSVIDKAAAKGVIHKNAAARKKSRLAKKINAIESK, from the coding sequence TTGCCGAACATCAAATCTTCGGAACGCAGCGTTAAAACCGACGCTTCCCGGCGTGCCCAGAATTTCTCCGTCAAATCAGCGGTGAAAACCGCCACCCGTAAAGTGGCTGACACGGTCACGGCCGGACAAGCCGACGACGCCAAGGCCCTCCTGACCAAAGCAAGCAGCGTGATTGACAAAGCGGCCGCCAAAGGCGTTATTCATAAAAATGCCGCCGCGCGGAAAAAATCCCGTCTGGCGAAGAAAATCAACGCCATCGAAAGCAAATAA
- the holA gene encoding DNA polymerase III subunit delta: MDYNEAMAEIKKGRVRPVYLIHGEETYLARRLEKAVTEALLPPEERDMSLAVLDRDPPPAELANLIETVPFMGGKNVIVIRGTNLFRSSKSEEGEGGGDERLLKLLEAMPDYSHVVFMTADTADKRRKLYKCVERCGAAVDVSPLKAKDIRPWLTAKLAELGRRLAPDAAEELLAAFSMMPQLSLGLLDNELDKIALYARGQTITRQDVLAAMSAVPEVSVFAMIDAVSQKQAGKALKLLAEQLAAGENALRLLALLTRQVRMLWRGKELADGGAGSREVAAELGVPPFVGEKLLRQGRGFTAAALRRTLVSLAEADRDLKNGRADKYVLERIVIEMCR; encoded by the coding sequence ATGGATTATAACGAGGCGATGGCGGAAATAAAGAAGGGCCGGGTGCGGCCGGTGTATCTCATCCACGGCGAGGAGACCTACCTGGCCCGCCGCCTGGAGAAGGCGGTGACGGAGGCGTTGCTGCCGCCGGAGGAGCGCGACATGAGCCTGGCGGTGCTGGACCGCGACCCGCCGCCGGCCGAGCTGGCCAATCTCATCGAGACGGTGCCTTTCATGGGCGGCAAGAACGTGATCGTCATCCGCGGCACCAACCTGTTCCGCTCTTCGAAAAGCGAGGAAGGGGAGGGCGGCGGGGACGAGCGGCTGCTTAAGCTGCTGGAGGCGATGCCCGATTACAGCCACGTCGTTTTCATGACAGCCGACACGGCCGACAAGCGGCGCAAGCTCTATAAGTGCGTGGAGCGCTGCGGCGCTGCGGTGGACGTCAGCCCGCTGAAGGCGAAGGATATCCGCCCATGGCTTACCGCCAAGCTGGCCGAGCTCGGCCGCAGGCTGGCCCCCGACGCGGCCGAGGAACTGCTGGCGGCGTTCAGCATGATGCCGCAGCTTTCCCTGGGGTTGCTCGACAATGAGCTGGACAAGATCGCCCTGTACGCGCGCGGGCAGACGATAACCCGCCAGGATGTGCTGGCGGCCATGTCGGCGGTGCCGGAGGTGTCGGTGTTCGCGATGATCGACGCGGTGAGCCAGAAGCAGGCCGGCAAGGCGCTGAAGCTGTTGGCCGAGCAGCTGGCCGCCGGGGAGAACGCCCTCCGGCTGCTGGCGCTGTTGACCCGCCAGGTGAGGATGCTGTGGCGGGGCAAGGAGCTGGCCGACGGCGGGGCGGGCAGCCGCGAGGTGGCCGCGGAGCTGGGGGTGCCGCCGTTCGTGGGTGAGAAACTGCTGCGCCAGGGACGGGGCTTTACGGCTGCGGCGCTGCGGCGGACGCTGGTGTCCCTGGCTGAGGCCGACCGGGACCTGAAGAACGGCCGGGCGGACAAGTATGTGTTGGAGCGGATCGTTATCGAGATGTGCCGTTAA
- a CDS encoding serine protease has product MVAATKGKRIILCLLLAALLMAFASPAAAEADLAQLVKDVEPAVLFIVMYDRDGDQYGLGSGFFISPEGEFLTNRHVLKDAFSAVAVSPSGRKYPVTKVVAIHPEADIVKATVGNVIEPVPFLRISRDEVVKGQRIFVFGNPKGLSFTVSDGIVSGFRKIGSFGEVFQMTAPISPGSSGGPVVNAAGEVVGVSVGHRAEGQNLNFAVRAKAIDEMVTPSGGPLVLNPPGDGQKRKVPGQPPKRPTEDPKRYMFVASYPEYDTYIDLSTLMLVHNKDTDKYRVEFWVKSSYKPAGKARMIETQAKQGRGEKFFNFSATLTHIRFTPDAGKFSLLRLIHYDDRGKIIEAVDFKGLPLREETPPPGSLIEKAIGLAVWIIKEYPEAVSIVEE; this is encoded by the coding sequence ATGGTTGCGGCGACGAAGGGGAAGAGAATAATCCTGTGTTTGCTGCTGGCGGCGCTGCTGATGGCGTTCGCGTCGCCGGCGGCTGCCGAGGCCGACCTCGCCCAACTGGTGAAGGATGTCGAACCGGCGGTGCTGTTTATCGTCATGTACGACCGGGATGGCGATCAGTATGGTCTCGGCAGCGGTTTCTTCATCAGCCCGGAGGGCGAGTTCCTGACCAACCGCCATGTGCTGAAGGACGCTTTTTCGGCGGTGGCGGTGTCGCCGAGCGGCCGGAAATACCCGGTGACGAAGGTTGTCGCCATCCACCCCGAGGCCGACATCGTCAAGGCGACGGTCGGCAATGTGATCGAGCCGGTGCCGTTTCTAAGGATCAGCCGGGATGAGGTCGTCAAGGGGCAACGGATATTTGTGTTCGGTAATCCGAAGGGGCTGAGTTTTACGGTGTCGGACGGCATCGTTTCCGGGTTCCGGAAGATCGGGAGCTTCGGCGAGGTTTTCCAGATGACGGCGCCGATCTCGCCCGGCTCGAGCGGCGGACCGGTGGTCAATGCCGCCGGCGAGGTTGTCGGCGTTTCGGTGGGCCACCGGGCGGAAGGCCAGAACCTGAATTTTGCCGTGCGGGCTAAAGCCATCGATGAAATGGTGACGCCGAGCGGCGGGCCGCTGGTGCTGAATCCGCCGGGCGACGGGCAGAAGCGGAAGGTGCCCGGCCAGCCCCCCAAGCGCCCGACCGAGGACCCTAAACGGTACATGTTCGTCGCTTCATACCCGGAGTACGACACTTATATTGATCTGAGCACGCTGATGCTTGTCCACAACAAGGACACTGACAAGTACCGGGTCGAGTTCTGGGTGAAGAGCTCCTATAAGCCGGCCGGCAAGGCGAGGATGATCGAGACGCAGGCGAAGCAGGGCCGGGGCGAGAAATTTTTCAACTTCAGCGCGACGCTAACCCATATAAGGTTCACTCCGGATGCGGGCAAGTTCTCCCTCCTGCGGCTTATTCATTACGACGACCGGGGCAAGATAATCGAAGCGGTCGATTTTAAGGGGCTGCCGCTGCGGGAGGAGACGCCGCCGCCGGGGTCGCTGATCGAGAAGGCGATCGGTTTGGCGGTGTGGATAATCAAGGAGTATCCCGAGGCGGTCAGTATTGTCGAGGAGTAG
- a CDS encoding DNA internalization-related competence protein ComEC/Rec2 has protein sequence MFAILPLLAVAFAGGVWLATAVSVAAGVLGALAAGLLLVALAQVRRGARTVAVTAAALFFVAGMLRYGGAEVISPYDVSRFAGRTVTLHGAVDGLPRWADVDHETVIVRYVVAAAAVDVGQGGLEPVAGKVVVSFRQPRRAAVAAYGDRVSVRGRVDILRGYNNPGQADVAAVYRLEGVTARMTARAGDFRAAPGGDSSPMAMVAGWRQMMTEFIRATVAADDAAVISGVLFGGYAGIKREVVRDFAATGLVHILSVSGAHIALVAGAVLWAGARLGLRRAKTAGLAAAAVIVYALLAGLTPPVLRSAVMGLAALAAVVLGRDRDTLQALALAALGMLAWQPALLFDISFQLSFGAALGLVLLYPPTAAALSFLPPWLAGPLAATAAAQLGVVPLLLWYFSSLPPASFVANIVILPVIEAVVVAGLLAVLAAPLLPLVGKLLLVFCAQLVGVAVKLAAWLSAVPGATLHFPAMGVAAGTAYYFVLAWAYGLLPRLPGPAAIVRRWPRRAAAVLALFIVVYFGYANYPRPLAVHFIDVGQGDATLIVTPHRRAVLIDAGGGREFGGFDVGERVVVPYLRHYGVTALDYLVLTHGHQDHAGGAAAVVAALPVRTVLVPQDEPAAPVRAVLRVTGGRGVVPAYAGQSILLDDVSIRVVQAPGEGRVGRGEESTVVLVEYGRHRFLVTGDLGGREEHMLAGRVPGAGGVLKVSHHGARSATTPELLAAFQPDYAVISAGHANRFGHPHPEALQRLAARGVAVYRTDRDGAVVFRSDGRELTVETCRGGQ, from the coding sequence ATGTTTGCTATTCTCCCGCTGCTGGCGGTGGCTTTTGCCGGCGGCGTGTGGCTGGCGACCGCGGTGAGTGTCGCGGCCGGGGTACTGGGCGCGCTGGCGGCCGGGCTGCTGCTTGTCGCTCTGGCGCAGGTGCGGCGGGGGGCGCGGACGGTGGCGGTGACCGCCGCGGCGCTGTTTTTCGTTGCCGGTATGCTTCGCTATGGCGGGGCGGAGGTGATTTCGCCTTACGATGTGAGCCGGTTCGCCGGGCGGACGGTTACGCTGCATGGGGCGGTGGACGGGCTGCCCCGGTGGGCGGATGTGGACCACGAAACGGTAATAGTGAGGTATGTAGTGGCCGCAGCGGCGGTGGACGTCGGACAGGGAGGCTTGGAGCCGGTAGCGGGCAAAGTGGTCGTGAGTTTCCGCCAGCCGCGCCGGGCGGCTGTGGCCGCTTACGGCGACAGGGTGAGCGTGCGCGGCCGGGTGGATATTCTGCGCGGCTACAATAATCCCGGGCAGGCGGATGTGGCTGCGGTTTATCGCCTGGAAGGCGTGACCGCCCGCATGACAGCCCGGGCGGGGGATTTCCGCGCCGCACCTGGCGGTGATAGCTCTCCTATGGCCATGGTGGCGGGCTGGCGGCAGATGATGACGGAGTTTATCCGCGCGACGGTTGCCGCGGATGACGCGGCGGTGATAAGCGGCGTGCTGTTCGGCGGCTATGCGGGCATTAAACGCGAGGTGGTGCGGGATTTCGCCGCGACCGGCCTCGTGCACATCCTGTCGGTTTCCGGCGCGCATATCGCGCTGGTGGCGGGCGCGGTGCTTTGGGCGGGGGCGCGGCTCGGGCTGCGGCGGGCAAAGACCGCCGGCCTCGCGGCGGCAGCAGTGATCGTTTACGCGCTGCTGGCCGGGCTGACACCGCCGGTGCTGCGGTCGGCGGTGATGGGGCTGGCGGCGCTGGCGGCGGTGGTGCTGGGACGGGACCGGGACACCTTGCAGGCGCTGGCGCTGGCGGCCCTCGGCATGCTGGCCTGGCAGCCGGCTCTGTTGTTCGATATTAGTTTTCAGTTATCCTTCGGGGCGGCTCTCGGGCTGGTGCTTCTATACCCGCCGACCGCCGCGGCCCTGTCTTTCCTGCCGCCATGGCTGGCCGGCCCGCTGGCGGCGACGGCCGCCGCCCAGCTTGGCGTTGTGCCGTTGCTGCTCTGGTATTTCAGCAGCCTTCCGCCGGCCTCGTTTGTCGCCAATATCGTCATTTTACCGGTCATCGAGGCGGTCGTGGTCGCCGGGTTACTGGCCGTGCTGGCGGCGCCCCTTTTGCCGTTGGTGGGCAAGCTGCTGCTGGTGTTTTGCGCCCAGTTGGTGGGCGTGGCTGTAAAGCTGGCGGCCTGGCTGTCGGCCGTACCGGGAGCGACGCTCCATTTCCCGGCAATGGGGGTGGCGGCGGGGACGGCATATTATTTTGTTCTGGCGTGGGCGTACGGTCTGCTGCCGCGCCTGCCGGGACCGGCGGCCATTGTCCGGCGCTGGCCGCGGCGTGCCGCCGCCGTGCTCGCCCTTTTTATCGTTGTTTATTTCGGTTATGCGAATTATCCCCGGCCGCTTGCCGTTCATTTCATCGACGTCGGCCAGGGCGACGCGACGCTGATCGTGACGCCCCACCGCCGCGCCGTGCTGATTGACGCGGGCGGCGGCCGGGAGTTCGGCGGCTTTGACGTGGGCGAGCGGGTGGTGGTGCCGTATCTGCGCCATTACGGCGTGACGGCGCTCGATTATCTCGTGCTGACGCACGGCCACCAGGATCATGCCGGCGGCGCGGCCGCCGTTGTCGCCGCTTTGCCGGTGCGCACTGTGCTGGTGCCGCAGGACGAGCCCGCGGCCCCGGTGCGGGCGGTGCTCAGGGTTACCGGCGGCCGGGGCGTGGTGCCTGCTTATGCCGGGCAGAGTATCCTCCTCGACGACGTTTCTATTCGCGTCGTGCAGGCTCCGGGAGAGGGGCGGGTCGGGCGAGGGGAGGAGTCGACGGTGGTGCTGGTGGAGTATGGCCGCCACCGGTTTCTCGTGACCGGCGACCTGGGCGGCCGGGAGGAACATATGCTGGCCGGCCGCGTACCGGGCGCGGGCGGCGTACTGAAGGTCAGCCACCACGGGGCGAGGTCGGCGACGACGCCCGAGCTGCTGGCGGCTTTCCAGCCTGACTATGCGGTTATTTCCGCCGGTCACGCCAACCGCTTCGGGCATCCGCATCCCGAGGCGCTGCAGCGTCTGGCGGCGCGGGGGGTGGCCGTCTATCGCACCGACCGCGACGGCGCGGTGGTTTTCCGCAGCGACGGCAGGGAACTTACGGTGGAGACTTGCCGGGGCGGGCAATAG
- a CDS encoding ComEA family DNA-binding protein — protein MNALRRRWLIILALAAVIVAGSFYDQWRKFVVPEKTASVVPANQSPAARDSRPVVYVTGAVAKPGVYKVGQESRVIDVINAAGGLAHGADANKINLAQAVGDGMQIHVPISGVPNASAAEGSGRVSINAADKAALEKLPGIGAVLAGRIVDYRKAHGPFRDIAELKKVNGIGESKFRQLKDKISL, from the coding sequence TTGAACGCTCTGAGGCGGCGCTGGCTGATTATCCTGGCTTTGGCGGCGGTAATCGTGGCCGGGAGTTTCTATGACCAGTGGCGGAAATTCGTCGTGCCGGAGAAGACGGCGAGCGTGGTGCCGGCGAACCAGTCCCCGGCGGCCCGCGACAGCCGCCCGGTGGTTTATGTGACAGGCGCGGTGGCCAAGCCGGGCGTGTACAAGGTCGGGCAGGAGAGCCGGGTGATCGATGTGATCAACGCCGCCGGCGGCCTGGCGCACGGCGCGGACGCCAACAAGATCAACCTGGCCCAGGCGGTCGGGGACGGGATGCAGATCCATGTGCCGATCAGCGGCGTGCCGAACGCGTCCGCGGCAGAGGGGTCCGGACGGGTGAGCATCAACGCGGCCGACAAGGCGGCGTTGGAGAAGCTGCCCGGCATCGGCGCCGTCCTGGCCGGCCGCATCGTGGATTACCGCAAGGCCCACGGGCCTTTTCGCGATATAGCGGAGCTCAAGAAGGTGAACGGGATCGGTGAGAGCAAGTTCAGGCAGCTCAAGGATAAAATAAGCCTGTAG
- the leuS gene encoding leucine--tRNA ligase has protein sequence MNERYIAGEIEAKWQKVWAEQNAFGAEINRQKPEYYVLEMFPYPSGKLHMGHVRNYSIGDVFARFKKMQGYNVLHPMGWDAFGMPAENAAIKNGIHPAKWTADNIANMRRQQQEMGLSYDWEREVTTCSPDYYKWTEWLFLLFYDMGLAYKKKAAVNWCTECNTVLANEQVEDGRCWRCDSPVVKKELEQWFLRITQYADRLLADLAELKGWPERVKVMQENWIGRSVGAEFSFDAPEIGEKIAVYTTRHDTIFGVTYVVLAPEHPFVARLTAGKPEEAAVSAFVERVRNLSEINRTSTETEKEGVFTGAYAVHPITGEQVPIWVANYVLLEYGTGAVMGVPAHDQRDWEFAKKYDLPIRKVIAPQEGHETDFAKWTAAYDGPGVMVNSGEFDGLDGETGKEKVADWLEKHKVGKRRVTYRLRDWLISRQRYWGAPIPIIYCDKCGTVPVPKKDLPVLLPENVRFDGGAVSPLAEVEEFVNCTCPKCGGKARRETDTMDTFICSSWYYYRFTDAKNANEPFDSAKANYWSPVDHYIGGIEHAILHLLYSRFFTKVLKDAGLLNVNEPFKNLVTQGMVIKDGAKMSKSKGNVVSPEEIIAKYGADTARLFILFAAPPERDLEWSDQGVEGASRFLARLWRIVGHYAPMVKAAEKGYDPGTLAKEERELRRVLHATIKKVTDDVGGRFNFNTAISAVMELVNAMYLFREQVAQPNPGLIRETVSALLKLLAPFAPHITEELWSETIAEGSVHQQVWPSYDAEAIKVEECEVVLQINGKVRDKIVVPVGLNAKELEAKAFEQERVKTLTAGKQVVKVVCVPQKLVNIVVKD, from the coding sequence TTGAACGAAAGGTACATAGCAGGCGAAATCGAGGCCAAGTGGCAGAAGGTCTGGGCCGAGCAGAACGCGTTCGGCGCGGAGATCAACCGCCAGAAGCCGGAATACTATGTGTTGGAGATGTTCCCTTACCCGTCCGGCAAACTCCATATGGGCCATGTTCGCAATTATTCGATCGGCGATGTGTTTGCCAGGTTCAAGAAGATGCAAGGCTACAATGTCCTGCATCCGATGGGCTGGGACGCTTTCGGCATGCCGGCTGAGAATGCGGCGATCAAGAACGGCATTCATCCGGCGAAGTGGACGGCCGACAATATCGCCAATATGCGGCGCCAGCAGCAGGAGATGGGCCTTTCCTACGACTGGGAGCGCGAGGTGACGACCTGCAGTCCCGATTATTATAAGTGGACCGAGTGGCTGTTCCTGCTGTTTTACGATATGGGGCTGGCCTATAAGAAGAAGGCGGCCGTGAACTGGTGCACCGAGTGCAACACGGTGCTCGCCAACGAGCAGGTGGAGGACGGACGGTGCTGGCGGTGCGATTCGCCGGTGGTGAAGAAGGAGCTGGAGCAGTGGTTCCTGAGGATCACTCAGTATGCGGACAGGCTGCTGGCCGATCTGGCCGAGCTGAAGGGCTGGCCGGAGCGCGTGAAGGTGATGCAGGAGAACTGGATCGGCCGCAGCGTGGGCGCGGAGTTCAGCTTTGACGCGCCGGAGATCGGCGAGAAGATCGCCGTTTATACGACTCGCCATGATACGATTTTCGGGGTGACGTACGTGGTGCTGGCTCCCGAGCATCCTTTCGTGGCCCGGCTGACGGCCGGGAAGCCCGAGGAGGCGGCGGTGAGCGCGTTCGTGGAGCGGGTGCGCAATTTGAGCGAGATTAACCGCACTTCGACGGAGACGGAGAAGGAGGGCGTTTTCACCGGCGCGTACGCCGTGCATCCGATAACCGGCGAGCAGGTGCCAATCTGGGTGGCCAATTATGTGCTGCTGGAGTACGGCACGGGCGCGGTCATGGGCGTTCCGGCCCACGATCAGCGCGACTGGGAGTTTGCCAAAAAGTATGATCTGCCCATCCGCAAGGTTATTGCGCCGCAGGAGGGGCATGAGACCGATTTCGCGAAGTGGACGGCCGCATACGACGGGCCCGGGGTGATGGTCAATTCGGGCGAGTTCGACGGCCTGGACGGCGAGACCGGTAAGGAGAAGGTGGCCGATTGGCTGGAGAAGCACAAGGTCGGTAAGCGCCGCGTGACGTACCGCCTGCGCGACTGGCTGATTTCCCGTCAGCGGTACTGGGGCGCGCCGATTCCGATAATTTATTGCGACAAGTGCGGTACGGTGCCGGTGCCGAAGAAGGATTTGCCGGTGCTGCTGCCCGAGAATGTGCGCTTCGACGGCGGCGCGGTTTCGCCGCTGGCCGAGGTGGAGGAGTTCGTAAACTGTACCTGCCCGAAGTGCGGCGGCAAGGCCCGGCGGGAGACGGATACGATGGATACGTTCATCTGTTCGTCATGGTATTACTACCGCTTCACCGACGCGAAGAACGCCAACGAGCCGTTCGATTCGGCCAAGGCGAATTATTGGTCGCCGGTCGATCATTATATCGGCGGCATTGAGCACGCCATTCTGCATCTGCTGTATTCGCGGTTTTTCACCAAGGTGCTGAAGGACGCGGGGCTGCTGAATGTGAACGAGCCTTTCAAGAATTTGGTGACCCAGGGTATGGTCATCAAGGACGGCGCGAAGATGTCGAAGTCGAAGGGCAACGTGGTGTCGCCGGAGGAGATCATCGCCAAGTACGGCGCCGATACTGCCCGCTTGTTCATCCTGTTCGCCGCTCCGCCCGAGCGGGATTTGGAGTGGAGCGACCAGGGGGTGGAGGGGGCGTCCCGGTTCCTGGCCAGGCTGTGGCGGATCGTCGGCCATTACGCGCCGATGGTGAAGGCCGCCGAGAAGGGCTACGATCCCGGTACGCTCGCCAAGGAGGAGCGGGAGCTCAGGCGGGTGCTGCACGCGACGATCAAGAAGGTGACCGACGATGTGGGCGGCAGGTTCAATTTCAACACCGCCATCAGCGCGGTTATGGAACTTGTCAACGCGATGTATCTGTTCCGCGAGCAGGTCGCCCAGCCCAACCCCGGCCTGATCCGCGAGACGGTGTCCGCACTTTTGAAGCTGCTGGCTCCGTTCGCGCCGCATATCACCGAGGAACTGTGGAGCGAGACGATCGCCGAGGGCAGCGTGCATCAGCAGGTTTGGCCGTCGTACGACGCCGAGGCGATCAAGGTCGAGGAATGCGAGGTCGTTCTGCAGATCAACGGCAAGGTGCGCGATAAGATCGTCGTGCCGGTGGGGCTGAATGCCAAGGAGCTGGAGGCGAAGGCCTTCGAGCAGGAGCGGGTCAAGACGCTGACCGCCGGTAAGCAGGTGGTGAAGGTTGTCTGCGTGCCGCAGAAGCTTGTGAATATCGTGGTTAAGGATTAG
- a CDS encoding CBO0543 family protein: MTREYWVIDALALMSVLLLAAAARISGTRVALFAFLAAQAISWPTTILLVCKGSIVSPVRLFPAATDSNLIMAFVFVPAAFAAHYTYYPLHAGRLVRMVFTLTVTGAVALVHVAVHHYTALLDYIDFSGYWLWLITLALFYALRIYSDWYFSHFARLRAGNQQ, translated from the coding sequence GTGACCAGGGAATATTGGGTAATCGACGCGCTGGCTTTAATGAGCGTTCTGCTGCTAGCGGCGGCCGCGAGAATAAGCGGGACGCGGGTAGCGTTGTTCGCCTTTCTGGCCGCCCAGGCAATAAGCTGGCCAACGACCATCCTGCTGGTTTGTAAAGGTAGTATAGTTAGTCCGGTGAGGCTGTTCCCCGCAGCCACCGACAGCAACTTAATAATGGCGTTCGTTTTCGTCCCGGCAGCGTTTGCGGCGCATTACACTTATTACCCGCTACACGCCGGTCGCCTGGTCCGGATGGTGTTTACCCTTACCGTTACGGGCGCGGTAGCGCTGGTGCATGTCGCCGTACATCACTACACCGCCTTATTGGATTATATCGATTTCTCGGGTTATTGGCTTTGGTTAATCACGTTAGCGTTATTCTATGCCTTGCGTATTTACTCCGATTGGTACTTCAGCCATTTTGCCAGGCTGAGGGCAGGCAATCAGCAATGA